The following nucleotide sequence is from Amia ocellicauda isolate fAmiCal2 chromosome 14, fAmiCal2.hap1, whole genome shotgun sequence.
acaacagcacaacacaacacaacacaatgcagcacaacacagtacaacacaaacacaacacaacacagcacagttgtTGCTTACCGCAGCCTGTTGACAATGAAGTGCACAGTGACAGCCAGGCCCCCACAGCCGCACAGCACCCCCACCACCACGGCACACACCTCCcctgagaaggagagagagagagcggctgatacacaaacagacacacacactgaccagaCACCACAATACAGAAACACCACTGCCCTGGGGGGTGATCTCATTATAGCTGAGGTAGAGGGCTCTAGTCCGCAGCGCtatattaacactgcactgagagtgGTGGGGGAgagacagtcacacacagacaggcggACACAGGTGTTTCTACAGGACTGTGAACAATACTTACCAACTGAGAACGCAGGAGCAGAGTCTGCAACACAAAGAAACAGCATtaatcattgtgtgtgtgtgtgtgtgtgtgtgttcagagcatGTCTGTGTATCAGCGTGTACAGTGTGCTCAGTGCATTTACTGTGTACAATGTTCAGTGTCTACAGTACtaagtgtgtatagtgtgttcagtgtgaacagtgtgtgtgtgtgtgtgttcagtgtgtactgtgtgtacagtgtccagtgtgttcagtgttcagtgtgtacagtgttctctgtgttcagtgttaagtgtgtgtgttcactgtGTACAGTGTTCTTTGTCTACAGTgtttatagtgtgtgtgtgtggtcagtgtgtacaatgtgtgtgtgtttcgtgtgttcagtgtgttcagcGTACTCAGCTGGGATTAGTGTCCAGCAGAGCAGATCAGAGCAGAACAGCGACCCAGTGACCCGGCGCTGTGGGGCGGCTGGACTTAGAGCAACAACACACTGAGAGGCTGAGCAGAGCGCTAatccattcacacacacacatactcaatgacacacacacacacacactcactcaccggGGGGGAAGGAGGTGAGGATGAGGCGGCCGTTGAGGGGCTGGGTGCCCCGGAAGTTATCCTGCAACGGCACGACATGAGCAGAGCCAGGGGCCCCCGCCACCAGGGCTGTCTGCAACCTCTCcatctgcacagagagagagagagagagagagagagagagagaggtagggaGATGAACAAAGAGTGATGTCTAATCTAATGTTTCTTTCAAGCATCCTCCCCTTCGCTctctatccctccctctctctctctctctgacctgTGTGAGTGACACAGTAACTCTCTaactctgtctccctccctctcatccCTATCCCTCtcatttctctctccctgtcccttctctcctctccctctccttctctttcctcctctctccctctctccttctctctccctctctctgaccTGTGTGTAGGACACCGTGACTCTCTCGGAGAAGACAGTCCACAGCACGCTCTGGTAGCAGGGGGGTGTGGTCAGAGAGCCGTTGTAGCGGTAGAATCGGTCcagctgttttggcagcaacaTCTGGACATTGAAGGGTGGAACAGACACTTTCTGAcctgcagagggagagagggagaaggcagagaggagagaaggagagggggagggaaagggggaaaggaaagagggagaggtaagacattgactgactggttgacacactgacacattcacAAACACAAAGTGACACACTGGCACAGCAAAacagagacacagtgacacGGTGGGGTCGTACCTGTGTATCTGACATTGCCCAGGTAGTTGAAGATGTTCTGATAGGCAGGGTTTGTTTCCTCACCTGTCTgaatgacacacacacctgagacacagtgtgacacagatacacacacctgagacacacatacacacacctgaGACACAGTGTGACAGATACACACAcctgagacacacatacacacacctgagacacagtgtgacacagatacacacacctgagacacagtgtgacacagatacacacatctGAGATACAGtgtgacacagatacacacacctgagacacagatacacacacctgagacacagtgtgacacagatacacacacctgagacacacatacacacacctgagacacagtgtgacacagatacacacacctgagacacagatacacacacctgagatacagatacacacacctgagacacagtgtgacacagatacacacacctgagacacagatacacacacctgagacacagtgtgacacagatacacacacctgagacacacatacacacacctgagacacagtgtgacacagatacacacacctgagacacagatacacacacctgagacacacatacacacacctgaGACACAGGTGAGAGAGGTAAGAGgtgagaggtcagaggtcagcagTGCAAGGAGAGGTAAGAGGTGAGAGGGGAGAGGTCGGAGGTGAGAGGGGAGAGGTGAAAAGGTCAGAGGGCAGGTGTGGGTTACCTGGATGAGGACGGCCAGCACCGCCAGGCCCCCCTGCTGACTCAGCGCTGCGCTCACATTGGGGAACAGATCTGAGTTATAGTGCACCACATGGAgctgaaacacacaaacagttacacatacatactgctacacacacacacagacacacacagttacacacattcacacacacaggcgttattacaaacacacacacagtatgtgtcagtgtgtgtatttgtatcataatgtcagtgtgtgtgtgccagtgtgtgtcagtgtgtgtcattgtgtgtcagtgtgtgtttgtgccagtgtgtgtcattgtgtgtcattgtgtgtcagtgtgtgtttgtgtcagtgtgtgccagtgtgtgtaattgtgagtcagtgtgtgtgtgtgtaagtgtgtgtcattgtgtgtcagtgtgtgtgtgtcagtgtgtgtcattgtgtgccagtgtgtgtcattgtgtgtcagtgtgtgtcagtgtgtgactggACTAATCCCTCCCAATCCTCCTTTCACAAATTCTGAATGAATTGTGCTGCTTCACAtggattagagagagagagaggggatggGGGGGACGGGGGGAGCAGGAAAGGGCAGAGAAAGCTGCTGACTCATGGAATTCTGAacagagagagtgggagagagagaggaagagggagagagggggacagagagacagagagagagatagggagaaagagagagagatagggagaggagggagagagacagagagagacagagagatagggagagacagagggatgATTATTGTGGTGTCCAGGTGAGGGTGGGTAGGTGCCCAGAAAGCTGCCACCTGCAGAGTCAAGGACACACTGCAGAACATACTGactgtgtgtgccagtgtgtgtgtgcatgtgtgtcactgtgtgtgagtCTCACCTCTGCATTGGTGCTCTGCCCATCAATCAGGTGCTCAGCCCCGCCCCCCTGGCCCCCACTGCCCCAATGCAGGTGTAGCTGGACCGCAGAGAATCGCCATGGCAACCCCTCCAGGGCCATCGTCCCCGGCAACGACATCTCCACTGAGAGGCAAAGACAGAgagaagagagtgagagagatagagagagagggggggcagagagacagagagactatGGAGGGATGGGGGGAGGAGAGGCggagaggaaggagaggaggaggaggttggCACAGACCTTGATGCAGAGACATCAGTTACTTCCTGCACTGCACCTGTGCTGGAGAGCAGTGCCAGGGTTGTGGGGGGACGACCACAGAGAGGGACGTAGACAGATGGAGAGAATGAGGCAGACaagagatacagagagacagaatgAAGGAGAGGGAtggcacagacagagagacaaagtcagagtgagacacagagagacatggagagacacacagagacataaaggcacagagacacagagagacttaAGGACATAGAGAGACACGGAGACTCAGAGACGTAAAGGGAAAGACATACAGAGACTCAGAGGCATAAAGAGAAAGACATACAGCGACTCAGAGACATAAagggacagacacagagactcagagacatAAAGGGACAGACGTAgagagactcagagacacacacagagagacgcagagacactcagagacacagagagagacagagacataaagggacagacacagagagacactgacGGACCGGTGTGCCCGTTGTTGGTGAGGGTGAAGAGGTCGTTGCCGGGCTGGCTGTAGCCCAGGGGTCGCA
It contains:
- the ca14 gene encoding carbonic anhydrase 14, with protein sequence MWTVAGTHLLLLSLSLSLSLVLCGQAGTYWTYSGSLGQDRWAESFPACGGDLQSPVDVETSSAQHDPSLTPVRPLGYSQPGNDLFTLTNNGHTVEMSLPGTMALEGLPWRFSAVQLHLHWGSGGQGGGAEHLIDGQSTNAELHVVHYNSDLFPNVSAALSQQGGLAVLAVLIQTGEETNPAYQNIFNYLGNVRYTGQKVSVPPFNVQMLLPKQLDRFYRYNGSLTTPPCYQSVLWTVFSERVTVSYTQMERLQTALVAGAPGSAHVVPLQDNFRGTQPLNGRLILTSFPPDSAPAFSVGEVCAVVVGVLCGCGGLAVTVHFIVNRLRSSSSWDVLPSVRTAVQPRGQEPKEPKQNVVFKTTPDPEREEGPPKQ